One Kineococcus radiotolerans SRS30216 = ATCC BAA-149 DNA window includes the following coding sequences:
- a CDS encoding MMPL family transporter — protein sequence MSALARWCARRRWTVVAGWLLALVALATAALGVGTSFSDETNVPDSDSVRASALMAEAGLYSAGTAGTIVWHTDGVGVDDPSVVSDVTAALDQIAALPGVEAVVVPYTEAGAAQLNTAADTAYATVTLSSEDSVAQIEEIASGLDSSSLDVAVGGDAFAGEVGASGGTEGAGIFAALIVLLIVFRSLWGGLLPIITGVMGVGTSLLSILLLSNVMTLSANVITMGSLVGLGVGIDYALFIVNRYRNALMAGKSVQDAIAEAVNTSGRAVVFAGATVVIALLGVFIVQIDLLTAMARGAAVAVVMSVLAAITFLPGMLSLLGLRVLSKRQRRQLATTGPTTPDTTERGAARRWAGLVQRNPIRLAVLGLLVMVALAAPAVSLRLGANDASSDPTDSATYQYHAMMSEGFGDGFDASLVVVGRTPDASTQQAFDDLVTRIGTLDGVASVGAAPATGQAISAATVYPSTTAQAAETADLLDTLRDDVIPAAESGTGLEVYVGGSTASGLDFAEGTLSKIPVFLALIAVLGFLLLVIAFRSILIPLIGALGNLVTLAVSLGVLVLGFQQGYITEVLQLGTGAPIEAFVAVLGIGILFGLAMDYQVFLVSRMKEEWEHAHDNARAVRVGMAETTKVIATAAVIMFCVFIAFGFAGQRVVAEIGVGLAVAVLVDAFILRLTVIPALMHLIGDRNWSYPRWADRITPRVSIEGETTPAPAPVAATATAAGPAIPASAASRDGVIEMAPTTRGRQND from the coding sequence ATGTCTGCTCTCGCACGCTGGTGCGCCCGCCGGCGCTGGACCGTGGTGGCGGGGTGGTTGCTGGCCCTGGTGGCCCTGGCCACCGCCGCCCTCGGAGTGGGGACGAGCTTCTCGGACGAGACGAACGTCCCCGACAGCGACTCCGTCCGCGCTTCCGCCTTGATGGCCGAAGCCGGCCTGTACTCCGCTGGGACCGCCGGCACCATCGTCTGGCACACCGACGGGGTGGGCGTGGACGACCCGAGCGTGGTCTCCGACGTCACCGCCGCCCTCGACCAGATCGCCGCTCTGCCCGGGGTGGAGGCGGTCGTCGTCCCCTACACCGAGGCCGGCGCCGCGCAGCTGAACACCGCCGCCGACACCGCCTACGCCACGGTGACCCTCTCCTCTGAGGACAGCGTCGCGCAGATCGAGGAGATCGCCTCCGGCCTGGACTCCTCCAGCCTCGACGTCGCCGTCGGCGGCGACGCCTTCGCCGGCGAGGTCGGGGCCAGCGGCGGCACCGAGGGCGCCGGCATCTTCGCCGCCCTGATCGTCCTGCTGATCGTCTTCCGCTCCCTGTGGGGCGGGCTGCTGCCGATCATCACCGGCGTCATGGGCGTCGGCACCTCGCTGCTGTCGATCCTGCTGCTGTCCAACGTGATGACGCTGTCCGCCAACGTCATCACCATGGGCTCCCTCGTCGGCCTCGGCGTCGGCATCGACTACGCCCTGTTCATCGTCAACCGCTACCGCAACGCGCTGATGGCCGGCAAGAGCGTCCAGGACGCCATCGCCGAGGCGGTGAACACCTCCGGACGCGCCGTCGTCTTCGCCGGTGCCACCGTCGTCATCGCCCTGCTCGGCGTCTTCATCGTCCAGATCGACCTGCTCACCGCCATGGCCCGCGGTGCCGCCGTGGCCGTGGTCATGAGCGTCCTGGCCGCGATCACCTTCCTGCCCGGGATGCTCTCCCTCCTGGGCCTGCGGGTCCTGTCCAAGCGTCAGCGCCGCCAGCTGGCCACCACCGGCCCCACCACCCCCGACACCACCGAGCGCGGCGCGGCCCGGCGCTGGGCCGGCCTGGTCCAGCGCAACCCCATCCGATTGGCCGTCCTCGGCCTGCTGGTCATGGTGGCTCTGGCCGCCCCGGCGGTGAGCCTGCGCCTGGGCGCCAACGACGCCAGCAGCGACCCCACCGACTCCGCCACCTACCAGTACCACGCGATGATGTCCGAGGGCTTCGGCGACGGCTTCGACGCTTCCCTCGTCGTGGTCGGGCGGACCCCCGACGCCAGCACCCAGCAGGCCTTCGACGACCTCGTGACCCGGATCGGCACCCTGGACGGGGTGGCGAGCGTGGGCGCCGCGCCGGCTACCGGGCAGGCCATCTCGGCCGCCACCGTCTACCCGAGCACCACCGCGCAAGCCGCCGAGACCGCCGACCTGCTCGACACCCTGCGCGACGACGTCATTCCCGCCGCGGAGTCCGGCACCGGCCTGGAGGTCTACGTCGGCGGGTCCACCGCCAGCGGCCTGGACTTCGCCGAGGGCACCCTGTCCAAGATCCCGGTCTTCCTCGCCCTGATCGCCGTCCTGGGCTTCTTGCTGCTGGTCATCGCCTTCCGCAGCATCCTCATCCCCCTCATCGGCGCGCTGGGCAACCTCGTCACCCTCGCCGTCAGCCTCGGCGTCCTCGTCCTGGGCTTCCAGCAGGGCTACATCACCGAGGTCCTGCAGCTGGGCACCGGGGCCCCCATCGAAGCTTTCGTCGCGGTCCTGGGCATCGGCATCCTCTTCGGCCTGGCCATGGACTACCAGGTCTTCCTGGTCAGCCGGATGAAGGAGGAGTGGGAACACGCCCACGACAACGCCCGCGCCGTCCGCGTCGGGATGGCCGAGACCACCAAGGTCATCGCCACCGCCGCCGTGATCATGTTCTGCGTCTTCATCGCCTTCGGCTTCGCCGGGCAGCGCGTGGTCGCAGAGATCGGGGTCGGCCTGGCCGTCGCGGTCCTGGTGGACGCGTTCATCCTGCGCCTGACCGTCATCCCGGCTCTCATGCACCTCATCGGGGACCGCAACTGGTCCTACCCCCGCTGGGCGGACCGCATCACCCCCCGCGTCTCCATCGAGGGAGAGACCACCCCCGCACCGGCTCCGGTCGCCGCGACCGCTACGGCTGCTGGGCCCGCCATCCCCGCCAGCGCAGCGAGCCGCGACGGCGTGATCGAGATGGCGCCAACTACCCGTGGCCGTCAGAACGACTGA
- a CDS encoding PGPGW domain-containing protein yields MPRGDVPLLLGDDDPLAFGADSLTMSIDALRPDNHTDDHVVDAHPRSGGSRVSSTRRAAAALRAGIAARPVLKQLYQFILAILGFATVAVGLILVPLPGPGWVVVFGGLSLLSTRFLWARRLRERLLLILQHVAHRYTRLSWLWRSALSLLGGLCSLAGVWACVAVLGIPAWVPQSWSPTLHTVPGW; encoded by the coding sequence ATGCCCCGGGGTGACGTCCCCCTACTGCTCGGGGACGACGACCCGCTGGCGTTCGGCGCCGATTCTTTGACCATGTCGATCGACGCGCTACGACCCGACAACCACACGGACGACCACGTCGTCGACGCCCACCCCCGCAGCGGTGGATCCCGGGTCAGCTCTACCCGGCGAGCCGCAGCTGCGCTGCGGGCGGGCATCGCGGCCCGTCCCGTGCTGAAGCAGCTCTACCAGTTCATCCTGGCCATCCTGGGGTTCGCGACGGTCGCCGTGGGACTGATCCTGGTCCCGCTGCCCGGGCCGGGTTGGGTCGTGGTCTTCGGGGGTTTGTCCCTGCTGAGCACGAGGTTCCTCTGGGCGCGCCGCCTGCGGGAACGCCTCCTCCTGATCCTCCAGCACGTCGCGCACCGTTACACCCGCCTGTCGTGGCTCTGGCGTTCGGCGCTGAGCCTGCTGGGTGGGTTGTGCAGCCTGGCCGGGGTGTGGGCGTGCGTGGCGGTGCTGGGCATACCGGCGTGGGTGCCGCAGTCATGGTCGCCGACCCTGCACACGGTGCCGGGTTGGTGA
- a CDS encoding sensor histidine kinase, which produces MSMRAGDQDRPQRPVWLVPVHLLEKITLFVIVAAMIAGLVLEADPSWGYLAYAVAAVGVVVARSRWLPGLMLVAIAPTVAVGLGGEPITLWTVTSFTAFSVAVRGAPAVLTAAIGAVGNAVAQWWSIGAFTGEAFITPGVAALTAVAAAAVGSAIRGNDRYWEALEQRARDAVTGRELLVRQGVAEERVRIARDLHDSVGHAVAVVSMRLGSAEVQLPAGADAARADLAAARTGIQEVLREMQQILQVLRVEDGQTLTPTPDASGVEQLVDVARSAGLDLAADLGDPSDLHRPLPAQVGSATYRIVQEALTNVQKHGTGSARLRLDIAEDGVRIEVVNPSARTGPPPTWGTGAIGGMGLDRSSGGHGLIGMCERATAAGGRLEVSHDGDVFRVRAHLPVRRGDVG; this is translated from the coding sequence ATGAGCATGCGCGCCGGGGACCAGGACCGCCCCCAGCGGCCGGTGTGGCTGGTGCCCGTCCACCTGCTGGAGAAGATCACCCTCTTCGTGATCGTCGCGGCGATGATCGCAGGTCTCGTCCTGGAGGCCGACCCGTCGTGGGGGTACCTGGCCTACGCGGTGGCCGCGGTCGGCGTCGTGGTCGCACGGTCACGGTGGTTGCCGGGGCTGATGCTGGTCGCGATCGCGCCCACCGTGGCGGTGGGGCTGGGTGGTGAACCGATCACCTTGTGGACCGTCACCTCGTTCACGGCCTTCTCGGTGGCAGTCCGCGGCGCCCCTGCGGTGCTCACCGCGGCGATCGGCGCCGTCGGCAACGCCGTCGCCCAGTGGTGGTCCATCGGGGCCTTCACCGGAGAAGCGTTCATCACCCCCGGAGTCGCGGCGCTGACAGCAGTGGCCGCCGCTGCGGTGGGCAGCGCCATCCGCGGCAACGACCGCTACTGGGAGGCGCTGGAACAGCGTGCCCGCGACGCCGTCACCGGGCGCGAACTCCTGGTCCGCCAAGGAGTCGCCGAGGAGAGGGTCCGCATCGCCCGGGACCTGCACGACAGCGTCGGGCACGCCGTGGCGGTGGTCAGCATGCGCCTGGGTTCGGCGGAGGTGCAGTTGCCTGCCGGCGCTGACGCCGCCCGGGCTGACCTGGCCGCGGCCCGGACCGGGATCCAGGAGGTGCTGCGCGAGATGCAGCAGATCCTGCAGGTGCTGCGGGTGGAGGACGGGCAGACGCTGACTCCGACTCCCGACGCCAGTGGCGTCGAGCAGCTCGTGGACGTGGCGCGCTCGGCCGGCCTCGACCTGGCCGCCGACCTCGGCGATCCCAGCGACCTGCACCGGCCTCTGCCTGCGCAGGTGGGATCGGCGACCTACCGCATCGTGCAGGAAGCCTTGACCAACGTGCAGAAGCACGGGACCGGCAGTGCGCGGCTGCGGCTGGACATCGCCGAGGACGGTGTCCGCATCGAAGTCGTCAACCCGTCGGCCCGCACCGGCCCGCCACCGACCTGGGGGACCGGGGCCATCGGGGGGATGGGGCTGGACCGGTCCTCCGGTGGGCACGGGCTGATCGGCATGTGTGAGCGCGCCACCGCCGCCGGTGGCCGACTCGAGGTGTCGCACGATGGCGACGTGTTCCGTGTTCGGGCGCACCTGCCGGTGCGGAGAGGAGATGTGGGGTGA
- a CDS encoding response regulator transcription factor: protein MISVMIVDDQEMIREGLRTIIGAHPDLQVAAVAGDGLEALKLLESTAVDVVLMDIRMPGIDGVEATRRIRATRSSAQVRICVLTTFDNDENVLRALKAGADGFLSKGAGPTELTAGILDIAGGGSALSPTALSAVVTHVAEDNSVPDDPQALKLFAALTAREREVVEAIVTGLDNQQIAEAMFVSPFTVKTHANRAMSKVGARDRAQLVSMAVRAGMRP, encoded by the coding sequence GTGATCAGCGTCATGATCGTCGACGATCAGGAGATGATCCGGGAGGGACTGCGCACGATCATCGGCGCCCACCCGGACCTGCAGGTGGCTGCTGTCGCCGGCGACGGGCTCGAAGCGCTGAAGCTGCTGGAGTCGACAGCGGTCGACGTGGTCCTGATGGACATCCGCATGCCCGGCATCGACGGGGTGGAGGCTACCCGCCGCATCCGCGCCACCCGCAGCAGCGCGCAAGTGCGGATCTGCGTCCTGACCACCTTCGACAACGACGAGAACGTCCTGCGTGCCCTGAAGGCCGGCGCCGACGGCTTCCTCAGCAAGGGCGCCGGGCCGACCGAACTGACCGCCGGGATCCTCGACATCGCCGGCGGGGGAAGCGCTCTGTCTCCCACCGCCCTCAGCGCCGTCGTCACCCACGTCGCTGAGGACAACTCCGTGCCCGACGACCCCCAGGCCCTGAAGCTCTTCGCCGCCCTCACCGCCCGCGAACGGGAGGTCGTGGAGGCCATCGTGACCGGACTGGACAACCAGCAGATCGCCGAGGCGATGTTCGTCTCCCCGTTCACGGTGAAGACCCACGCCAACCGCGCCATGAGCAAGGTCGGCGCCCGCGACCGGGCCCAGCTCGTCTCGATGGCGGTGCGGGCCGGGATGCGTCCCTGA
- a CDS encoding alpha/beta hydrolase: protein MSSPTEPAGTSEPVGAAGAGVRPARRRGRGAKLGWAILLTLALIVAAVVAVLTVGSLVPGLGLLSAIANLLAATLSPQFALAGLVIAAIGVIAWRRGLRRSGGTAAVLGAASLVANVVVVAVIVGAVSDHGGSVNLAKATFGLSSISAPAPDEVRTYDRTQDGEELTLDIFTPATRGDDPASDLAPAVLYVHGGGWSQGSGTTTAADHRALADAGYVVVSVNYELSTESNPTWDKAPAQVSCAAAWLSEHATELGVDMNRLAYWGDSAGGNLALNAAYSAAQGTALSSCGGTVPVPAAVVTDYPAADVRASAASTVSLGPLNGAGLSQQYIGGTAQEFPERYDAVSTATYLSPQAPPTLIIEPTRDTLVPTRSVLDFAERARAAGVDVEVAEIPLSWHIYTQIAADSIGNQAHLSIGMNYLREQLG, encoded by the coding sequence GTGTCCAGCCCCACCGAACCCGCCGGTACCTCCGAACCCGTCGGTGCCGCTGGGGCAGGTGTTCGTCCCGCCCGGCGACGCGGGCGGGGGGCGAAGCTCGGCTGGGCGATCTTGCTGACCCTGGCCCTGATCGTCGCCGCGGTCGTGGCGGTGCTCACGGTCGGCAGCCTGGTGCCCGGGCTCGGCCTGCTCAGCGCCATCGCCAACCTCCTCGCCGCCACCCTCAGCCCGCAGTTCGCGCTGGCGGGTCTGGTCATCGCCGCCATCGGGGTCATCGCCTGGCGGCGGGGTCTTCGCCGCAGCGGCGGAACCGCCGCAGTCCTCGGCGCCGCCAGCCTGGTCGCCAACGTCGTCGTCGTCGCCGTCATCGTGGGCGCGGTGAGCGACCACGGCGGCTCGGTCAACCTGGCCAAGGCCACGTTCGGCCTCTCCTCCATCAGCGCCCCGGCGCCCGACGAGGTCCGCACCTACGACCGCACGCAGGACGGCGAGGAACTCACCCTCGACATCTTCACCCCCGCCACCCGCGGTGACGATCCTGCATCCGACCTCGCCCCCGCGGTCCTCTACGTCCACGGCGGAGGCTGGAGCCAGGGCAGCGGCACCACCACCGCCGCCGACCACCGCGCACTGGCTGACGCCGGCTACGTCGTCGTCTCGGTCAACTACGAGCTCTCCACCGAGAGCAATCCCACCTGGGACAAGGCCCCGGCGCAGGTGAGCTGCGCAGCGGCGTGGCTGTCCGAGCACGCCACCGAACTCGGCGTCGACATGAACCGCCTCGCCTACTGGGGGGATTCCGCCGGCGGCAACCTGGCCCTGAACGCCGCCTACTCCGCCGCGCAGGGAACGGCTCTGTCCTCGTGCGGTGGCACGGTTCCCGTCCCCGCCGCGGTCGTCACCGACTACCCCGCCGCCGACGTCCGCGCCTCCGCTGCCTCCACCGTTTCTCTCGGCCCCCTCAACGGCGCCGGACTGAGCCAGCAGTACATCGGGGGCACCGCGCAGGAGTTCCCCGAGCGCTACGACGCCGTCAGCACCGCGACCTACCTCTCGCCCCAGGCCCCGCCCACGCTGATCATCGAACCCACCCGCGACACCCTCGTCCCGACCCGCAGCGTGCTCGACTTCGCCGAGCGGGCCCGCGCCGCCGGAGTCGACGTCGAGGTCGCGGAGATCCCGCTGAGCTGGCACATCTACACCCAGATCGCCGCCGATTCCATCGGTAATCAGGCGCACCTGAGCATCGGCATGAACTACCTCCGCGAGCAGCTGGGCTGA
- a CDS encoding DUF6069 family protein — protein sequence MTINTPATSNAAAAGGAPAARRSGLARTGIIAATVVAASAVNAVIAQIALAAGADATFTPLTPDAYVFLTVIGVLLALAGWAVVRRTAARPARLLRVLVPVVLLVSFVPDLTTAPNMAGSTTGGVIALALMHITTAVIAVAGFRRALPVR from the coding sequence GTGACCATCAACACGCCCGCCACGTCCAACGCCGCCGCCGCTGGCGGTGCCCCCGCTGCCCGGCGCTCCGGGCTGGCCCGCACCGGCATCATCGCCGCCACCGTCGTCGCCGCGTCCGCGGTCAACGCCGTCATCGCCCAGATCGCCCTCGCCGCCGGCGCCGATGCCACCTTCACCCCGCTGACCCCCGACGCCTACGTCTTCCTCACCGTCATCGGCGTCCTGCTGGCCCTGGCCGGCTGGGCTGTCGTCCGCCGCACCGCCGCCCGCCCGGCCCGCCTGCTGCGCGTCCTGGTGCCGGTGGTGCTGCTGGTCTCCTTCGTTCCCGACCTGACCACCGCCCCGAACATGGCCGGCTCCACCACCGGCGGCGTCATCGCCCTGGCCCTGATGCACATCACGACCGCCGTCATCGCCGTCGCCGGCTTCCGCCGCGCTCTGCCGGTGCGCTGA